In one Nicotiana sylvestris chromosome 8, ASM39365v2, whole genome shotgun sequence genomic region, the following are encoded:
- the LOC104225529 gene encoding large ribosomal subunit protein bL28m, translating to MAFRSREIMKKLVKNIGGEQNLASGVKQQLEKCVPKSKVVMGRAQRGLFAGRHIQFGNRVSEKGGNTSRRNWKPNVQEKRLFSYILDRHIRVKVTTHALRCIDKAGGIDEYLLKTPYHEMDTELGLFWKAKIEKLYEELGKMEVVFFTPEDEAKLEEQFREVKLEERAARREARRKMYGWSPKSELKADSEGNLQSDFQEGMVANA from the exons ATGGCGTTCAGATCAAGAGAAATAATGAAAAAGCTAGTGAAGAATATAGGCGGAGAGCAGAACTTGGCATCTGGAGTTAAACAACAGCTCGAGAAGTGCGTACCAAAGAGTAAAGTCGTGATGGGTCGGGCTCAGCGCGGCCTCTTCGCTGGCCGCCATATTCAGTTTGGTAATCGTGTCAGTGAAAAGGGTGGAAATAC GTCGAGGAGGAATTGGAAGCCTAATGTGCAAGAGAAACGGCTTTTCAGCTATATCCTAGATCGACATATTCGTGTGAAGGTGACAACTCATGCCCTTCGATGTATTGACAAGGCAGGTGGTATTGATGAGTACCTGCTGAAGACACCTTACCACGAGATGGACACTGAATTAGGCCTCTTCTGGAAAGCTAAGATTGAGAAGTTGTACGAGGAGCTTGGTAAAATGGAGGTAGTATTCTTTACACCTGAAGATGAAGCAAAACTTGAAGAGCAGTTTAGGGAAGTAAAGTTGGAAGAACGAGCAGCCCGTAGGGAAGCCAGGAGAAAGATGTATGGTTGGTCACCCAAATCCGAGCTAAAAGCAGATTCTGAAGGAAACCTACAATCTGACTTCCAAGAAGGGATGGTTGCCAATGCTTGA